The Melitaea cinxia chromosome 6, ilMelCinx1.1, whole genome shotgun sequence genome has a window encoding:
- the LOC123654209 gene encoding cystinosin homolog — MARISSVSARSGVYSSHRLSYCLVAMFLLGLPLAQCQLEKMYVDLTDIHLLVDETRLLKLIQIGEYNTSLQATSNIQHLDIVQFVPSVIDIPGTEEPNATAEHSYDICAYGKSPGHSEVTFNVTPTGFVNLDSVFLRVTVMHSNAIYIISYIMGWIYFVAWSVSFYPQIYINFKRKSVVGLNFDFLALNIMGFTMYSLFNCGLFFSKAIQDEYFSRHPRSLNPVQLNDVFFSLHAAFATLITIAQCFLYEREDQRVSMTGRGILSVFVGIVIITASLGAADKIAWLDFLYYCSYIKLCITLIKYVPQAYMNYKRKSTVGWSIGNIFLDFVGGFLSVLQMTLNAYNYNDWISFFGDATKFGLGLFSLIFDIFFMLQHYVFYRETRKLMINDSSEEGTSMMSSRAGSDYFLVRTWDADEKKYDLEAKA; from the exons ATGGCACGCATCAGCTCAGTATCCGCCCGGTCAGGAGTATACTCTAGTCATAGGTTAAGCTACTGTCTCGTCGCAATGTTTCTATTAG gtTTACCCTTAGCACAATGTCAACTCGAGAAAATGTACGTAGATTTGACGGATATCCATCTACTCGTTGATGAGACGCGTCTGTTAAAATTGATTCAAAT CGGAGAATACAACACATCTCTCCAAGCGACCTCCAACATACAGCATCTAGATATAGTTCAGTTTGTTCCGTCAGTGATCGATATACCAGGTACAGAGGAACCTAACGCCACCGCAGAACATTCCTATGATATATGCGCATATGGAAAAAGCCCGGGACATTCAGAAGTAACCTTCAATGTAACACCGACAGGGTTTGTCAA TCTAGATTCAGTATTCCTGCGCGTCACCGTCATGCATTCGAACGCCATATACATAATCTCATACATAATGGGTTGGATTTACTTCGTCGCCTGGTCGGTGTCGTTCTACCCTCAAATATACATCAACTTCAAGAGGAAGAGCGTCGTCGGACTCAACTTTGACTTTTTAGCGCTCAACATTATGGGTTTCACTATGTATTCCCTATTCAACTGCGGGTTGTTTTTCTCGAAGGCTATACAg GACGAATACTTTAGTCGCCACCCTCGTAGTTTGAACCCGGTACAGTTAAACGATGTCTTCTTCTCCTTGCACGCTGCATTCGCGACCCTTATTACCATAGCTCAGTGCTTTTTGTATGAG CGTGAAGACCAACGTGTATCGATGACTGGTCGCGGTATCTTGAGTGTCTTCGTGGGTATCGTGATAATCACCGCCAGTCTGGGCGCCGCAGATAAGATCGCATGGCTCGACTTCCTCTACTACTGCAGCTACATAAAACTCTGCATCACACTTATCAAATATGTTCCTcag GCGTACATGAACTACAAGCGCAAATCGACTGTGGGATGGAGTATCGGCAACATTTTCTTAGATTTCGTGGGCGGTTTCCTCTCTGTCTTACAAATGACCCTCAACGCCTACAACTATAATGACTGGATATCTTTCTTCGGAGACGCGACGAAATTCGGCCTAGGATTGTTCAGCCTTATCTTTGACATATTCTTCATGTTGCAACACTATGTCTTCTACAG AGAGACCAGGAAATTAATGATTAATGACTCTAGCGAAGAGGGTACCAGTATGATGAGTTCGAGAGCTGGCAGTGATTACTTTTTGGTTCGGACTTG